In the Telopea speciosissima isolate NSW1024214 ecotype Mountain lineage chromosome 2, Tspe_v1, whole genome shotgun sequence genome, one interval contains:
- the LOC122651004 gene encoding LEAF RUST 10 DISEASE-RESISTANCE LOCUS RECEPTOR-LIKE PROTEIN KINASE-like 2.4: MVLVLASSRVVAVVDEGPKCSSYCGDIHNISYPFRLKGDPSNCGDSFYELTCENNQTILLINSQKYVVKHIYYEALQIRVVHSAIEKDNYCPSPPTVLKPSELLLANPIVWDTPLLSYGNIVFVNCSAPVEDNFYYIPSATPCPFNNNRSNSSSSSWHIYSVFTNWSEYYPSAATTAWNLQKNCNVIAAFSVADPMICRENFSRHALNHSYIRSILQTGFDLSWDDPLHLCRDCWVHGVDCFDTSNQDYSYDGLEHNSDCLTYCYKKRFSSLRYYPKILPTIIKNHSLKGDEVLILINVSVSPPAACYILGGRELIGILCISAFLFRKFRRRHLWMDTTVEEFLSSYKNQTPTRYSYVHIKKMANNFKEKLGEGGFGSVFKGKLTSGSLVAIKMLGKSKANGQDFMNEVATIGRIHHVNIVRLIGFCSEGLKRALIYEFMPNGSLDKYIYSQEGDINDILSWERTYEIALGIARGIEYLHRGCDMQILHFDIKPHNILLDENFQPKIADFGLAKLYPTNDNTVSVTAVRGTIGYMAPELIYPNIGGVSYKSDVYSFGMMLMEMAGRRKNLNAFVEKTSQIYFPSWVYNRLEQGEDMELRYNTEDEKEIAKKLIIVALWCTQLKPVDRPSMTKVMEMLEGSQELLEMPPKPFLATDEQSSVPSEAAGPTILSMNTMEFSITARS; encoded by the exons atggttcttgttcttgcttcttccagAGTGGTTGCGGTCGTTGATGAGGGACCAAAATGTTCTTCATACTGTGGAGATATCCACAACATCTCCTACCCTTTTCGATTAAAAGGCGATCCCAGTAATTGCGGTGATTCTTTCTATGAACTCACTTGCGAGAACAATCAAACAATCTTGCTGATTAACTCCCAGAAATATGTCGTCAAGCACATCTATTACGAAGCTTTGCAAATTCGAGTCGTCCATTCTGCTATAGAGAAGGACAACTACTGCCCCTCTCCACCGACTGTCCTGAAGCCAAGTGAACTCTTGCTTGCTAATCCAATCGTCTGGGATACGCCTTTGTTGTCGTATGGCAATATTGTTTTCGTGAATTGTTCAGCTCCGGTGGAAGACAATTTCTACTACATACCCTCTGCTACGCCTTGCCCTTTCAACAACAACAGAAGCAatagttcctcttcttcttggcatATTTACTCTGTTTTTACGAACTGGTCTGAGTACTACCCATCAGCAGCAACGACTGCTTGGAATCTCCAAAAGAACTGCAACGTCATTGCTGCTTTTTCAGTTGCTGATCCAATGATTTGTAGAGAAAATTTCAGTCGTCATGCCCTGAATCATTCCTACATTCGATCTATTCTACAGACGGGCTTTGATCTATCATGGGATGATCCCTTACATTTATGCAGAGACTGCTGGGTTCATGGGGTCGACTGTTTTGATACCTCCAATCAGGATTATTCATATGACGGTTTGGAACACAACTCGGATTGTCTTACTTACTGCTACAAGAAGAGATTTTCATCTCTTCGCT ATTATCCAAAAATATTGCCTACCATAATTAAGAATCATTCTTTAAAGGGTGACGAAGTACTCATATTAATTAATGTATCTGTTTCTCCACCTGCAGCATGTTACATTTTAGGAGGAAGGGAGCTCATTGGCATTTTATGTATTTCTGCATTTTTGTTCCGTAAATTTAGAAGAAGGCATTTATGGATGGATACTACAGTTGAAGAGTTCTTAAGTAGTTACAAGAATCAAACCCCAACAAGGTACTCTTATGTCCATATCAAGAAGATGGCTAacaattttaaagaaaaattaggCGAAGGAGGCTTTGGCTCAGTGTTCAAAGGAAAGCTCACAAGTGGAAGTCTAGTTGCAATAAAGATGCTTGGAAAATCCAAAGCAAATGGGCAAGACTTCATGAATGAAGTTGCTACTATTGGAAGAATTCATCATGTCAATATTGTCAGACTAATTGGGTTTTGCTCTGAGGGATTAAAAAGAGCTCTTATCTATGAATTCATGCCTAATGGGTCTTTGGATAAGTATATATATTCCCAAGAAGGCGACATCAACGATATATTAAGTTGGGAAAGGACATATGAGATTGCGTTAGGGATAGCTCGCGGGATCGAATATTTGCATCGAGGTTGTGACATGCAGATTCTTCACTTTGACATTAAGCCTCATAACATTCTTCTTGATGAGAATTTTCAACCTAAAATTGCAGATTTTGGACTTGCAAAATTGTACCCAACAAATGACAACACAGTGTCAGTCACTGCTGTTAGAGGAACCATAGGGTACATGGCCCCAGAACTAATTTACCCTAACATTGGAGGCGTATCATACAAATCTGATGTTTATAGTTTTGGAATGATGTTGATGGAAATGGCAGGGAGAAGGAAAAATTTGAATGCATTTGTGGAGAAGACAAGCCAGATTTACTTCCCATCATGGGTTTACAACAGGCTTGAACAAGGGGAAGACATGGAATTGAGATATAACACAGAGGATGAGAAGGAAATCGCGAAGAAGTTGATCATTGTGGCATTATGGTGCACTCAGCTAAAGCCTGTGGATCGTCCTTCTATGACCAAAGTTATGGAGATGCTAGAAGGGAGTcaggaacttttagaaatgccaccaaagcCTTTCTTAGCTACTGATGAACAATCATCAGTACCTAGCGAAGCTGCAGGTCCAACAATCCTAAGCATGAATACAATGGAGTTCTCAATCACTGCCAGATCATGA